From the Pseudobacteroides sp. genome, one window contains:
- a CDS encoding anti-sigma factor domain-containing protein, whose protein sequence is MKQIGLILKIQDKKVIVLTKDCKYYNLRRRPGMCKGQKVEFEKSDIIYTRETFTGYIKFAGYAASVLIIFASILFFYMNSSNNVFGYIAVDINPSLEISIDKRYCIKDVSPLNDDAVIVIEKLDLKGLPIKDALPQIFKRTKELGFLDLNKKDVVLISTAQVDEEMGREEEIESIVVNICSDIKELKNDNINTQVIKVQPETRALAMDNNISMGRYKIYEEAKKSGLQVSVDSIRNESLENIIDKVELSVVEINPSDSDRAIGKTALTSPIPSSTVRPTHTTKSVDTGKDTKEIEPSVPTLQPATYLPKTPGNRTTVTPRATLVHTMPSNTPTNISTITFANTPINLPTNVPSSTPASFPTNGPVSMHENTHTNAYTNTPTRISISTPANTSMSMPTSTPANIPTSTPRSTTTSVPTNTPTNTPTSIPVSTPTNTPVNMPTYTPTDTPTNTPTNTPASTSAIKPHLITVDFEDDPNVTDKFTWNTSFGEEPESVDKHRKWLQSKGIDITGTPAGFVFTTRIHGPIANTGVIVGNASPNYAEESIGLSDDEAINIKFLNQPVNYAKLCLVTVPSDYDIINNVPATVMIEAYDSFGQLVAVKTKTFTGVTNGKYTPANIEISIDNPCIETVVMKVKEHPNGGVYIEDIVFGNVAN, encoded by the coding sequence TTGAAACAAATTGGATTGATTTTAAAAATTCAAGATAAAAAAGTTATTGTTTTAACAAAGGACTGTAAATACTACAACCTTAGAAGAAGGCCTGGTATGTGTAAAGGTCAAAAGGTTGAGTTTGAGAAATCGGATATCATCTACACAAGAGAGACTTTCACAGGCTATATTAAATTTGCCGGCTATGCCGCATCTGTTTTAATTATCTTTGCATCTATATTGTTTTTTTATATGAATTCATCAAATAATGTTTTTGGTTACATCGCTGTAGATATTAACCCAAGCCTGGAAATTTCCATAGATAAACGCTATTGCATTAAGGATGTGTCTCCTTTAAATGATGATGCCGTAATTGTTATAGAAAAATTGGACTTAAAAGGGCTCCCAATCAAGGATGCTCTGCCTCAAATATTTAAAAGAACAAAAGAACTGGGTTTTCTTGACTTGAACAAAAAAGATGTGGTTTTGATTTCAACTGCACAGGTTGATGAGGAAATGGGAAGGGAAGAAGAAATTGAAAGTATTGTAGTCAATATTTGCAGTGATATAAAAGAATTAAAAAATGATAACATCAATACTCAAGTTATAAAAGTTCAGCCAGAAACAAGAGCCCTTGCCATGGATAATAATATATCCATGGGAAGATATAAAATATATGAAGAAGCAAAAAAATCAGGATTACAGGTATCGGTTGATTCTATTAGAAATGAATCCCTGGAGAATATAATAGACAAGGTGGAGTTGAGCGTGGTTGAAATCAATCCATCAGATTCAGATAGGGCTATAGGTAAGACAGCTTTGACAAGCCCTATACCTTCAAGCACAGTAAGACCCACCCATACAACAAAATCCGTTGATACAGGAAAAGATACTAAAGAGATAGAGCCTTCTGTTCCAACTTTGCAGCCGGCAACGTACCTGCCTAAAACTCCTGGGAACCGGACTACCGTAACACCCAGAGCCACACTTGTTCACACGATGCCCTCAAATACCCCGACAAATATATCTACTATTACTTTTGCAAATACTCCAATAAATTTGCCTACAAACGTTCCTTCCAGTACACCTGCCAGCTTTCCAACAAATGGACCGGTAAGCATGCATGAAAACACACATACAAATGCATATACAAATACACCTACGAGGATATCGATAAGTACACCTGCAAATACATCTATGAGTATGCCCACAAGTACACCTGCAAACATACCAACAAGCACACCAAGAAGTACAACAACGAGTGTACCTACAAATACACCGACAAATACACCTACGAGTATACCAGTAAGTACACCCACAAACACGCCAGTAAACATGCCCACATATACCCCCACCGATACACCAACAAATACGCCTACTAATACCCCTGCTTCCACTTCGGCTATAAAACCGCATCTCATAACGGTTGATTTTGAGGATGATCCAAATGTTACTGATAAATTTACTTGGAATACAAGCTTCGGTGAAGAACCTGAGAGTGTGGATAAACACAGAAAATGGCTGCAATCAAAGGGGATTGATATAACAGGTACCCCAGCTGGTTTTGTTTTTACAACAAGAATACACGGACCTATAGCCAATACAGGTGTTATTGTCGGTAACGCTTCCCCTAATTATGCAGAAGAAAGTATTGGTCTTAGTGATGATGAAGCAATTAACATTAAATTTTTGAATCAGCCAGTAAATTATGCAAAGCTATGTCTGGTAACTGTTCCATCTGATTATGACATTATCAATAACGTTCCTGCTACAGTAATGATAGAAGCCTATGACTCATTTGGTCAACTGGTAGCGGTAAAAACTAAAACATTCACGGGTGTGACTAACGGCAAATATACTCCTGCTAATATTGAAATTTCAATAGATAATCCCTGCATAGAGACTGTTGTCATGAAAGTGAAGGAGCATCCGAATGGGGGGGTATATATTGAGGATATAGTCTTTGGTAATGTTGCTAATTAA
- a CDS encoding FIMAH domain-containing protein, which translates to MKGIRRFSRLGCFIFVLIFLVSASVCNVFASDIGRSAEASYVVDKVGDTYTYTVTVKNTSLNPNDSIYAFMLGNWYDEPIVSLPLESPTATEFPEGWSSSILGGSSYNGYSISFSSDWEGSAEASNYIRSGNTAIFKFTAYNELNELKIGVCFYNDSGIWGGEGFNGYAYKKSSSDPKLITVDFEDDPSVGEKFNWNPDFGVEPADIASHKAWLLSKGIDITGTPAGFVFSTRIYGPVGNTGVVIGNASPHFEEESTGLSEDETLSIKFLKQTVSYAKLSLTSSPSDYEKINNVPAEVIIEAYDSNGELVSTSTKTFTGVTNGKYTPDFIEISAATPCINTVVLKVNGHPYGGIYIEDITFGSTLNQSPDLLIKDLIDSVKKLGTSHFNTNYLTVKLYNAKYFIEEGKTDKAYSELKSFIKKVESTSKRHLFDETKTELISKAQSIIDVLK; encoded by the coding sequence ATGAAAGGAATTAGAAGGTTTTCCAGATTAGGATGTTTCATTTTTGTTTTGATTTTTTTGGTTTCGGCAAGTGTTTGCAATGTTTTTGCCTCAGATATCGGAAGAAGTGCTGAAGCTAGCTATGTGGTAGATAAGGTCGGAGATACTTATACATATACCGTAACTGTTAAGAACACTAGTCTAAATCCAAATGACAGCATTTATGCTTTTATGCTGGGTAACTGGTATGATGAACCAATAGTATCGCTGCCTTTAGAGAGCCCAACAGCAACGGAATTCCCTGAAGGATGGAGTTCATCAATTTTAGGGGGAAGCAGTTATAATGGCTATTCCATCTCGTTCAGTTCAGATTGGGAAGGAAGTGCCGAAGCTTCCAACTATATAAGATCCGGAAACACAGCTATATTCAAATTCACTGCCTACAATGAACTAAATGAACTTAAAATAGGGGTTTGTTTCTATAATGACAGCGGAATATGGGGGGGAGAAGGCTTCAACGGCTATGCATATAAAAAATCTTCCTCAGATCCAAAGTTGATAACAGTAGATTTTGAAGATGATCCAAGTGTCGGCGAAAAGTTTAACTGGAACCCAGACTTTGGTGTAGAACCTGCTGATATAGCTTCTCATAAAGCATGGCTGCTTTCAAAGGGCATAGATATAACAGGGACTCCAGCCGGTTTTGTTTTCTCAACAAGGATATATGGTCCTGTAGGTAATACAGGTGTTGTTATTGGTAATGCTTCTCCGCATTTTGAAGAGGAAAGTACAGGATTAAGTGAAGACGAGACCCTCAGCATAAAATTTTTAAAGCAAACAGTAAGCTATGCAAAGCTTTCCCTGACATCCAGTCCGTCCGACTATGAGAAGATTAATAATGTTCCCGCTGAAGTTATAATTGAAGCTTATGACTCAAACGGTGAATTGGTGTCCACTAGCACCAAAACATTCACAGGAGTAACAAACGGTAAGTACACTCCCGACTTCATAGAAATCTCAGCAGCTACTCCCTGCATTAATACTGTTGTTTTAAAAGTTAACGGGCATCCTTATGGAGGGATATATATTGAAGATATAACCTTCGGTTCTACACTAAACCAATCCCCTGATTTACTTATAAAGGACTTGATAGACTCTGTTAAAAAATTGGGTACTAGCCATTTTAATACCAACTACTTAACCGTAAAACTTTATAATGCAAAATATTTTATCGAAGAGGGTAAAACCGATAAAGCCTATTCCGAACTTAAATCCTTTATAAAAAAGGTGGAGTCTACATCAAAACGCCATCTATTTGATGAAACAAAAACTGAACTTATAAGCAAAGCCCAATCTATAATTGATGTATTGAAATAA
- a CDS encoding RICIN domain-containing protein, producing the protein MYILKWPKSMSVIFVIWVVANTMGSTVAAPALNITAKGISNPSASQEVKKVYHYMTNLKGKGVLYTYYKIVNRKSGKLLDVKGGSGSNGANIIQWTDKNSYNQQWRFEKTRDGYYELVNRKSGLILEVSGKSGSNGASIIQWKDINSHNQQWEYINVEGEYFKLVNRNSGKYLEVSGGSKANGGKVIQWDDNEGMHQQWKLVRIQQVGKE; encoded by the coding sequence ATGTATATATTGAAGTGGCCAAAGAGTATGTCTGTGATCTTTGTGATCTGGGTGGTTGCCAATACTATGGGGAGTACGGTGGCTGCACCTGCATTAAATATTACAGCTAAGGGAATATCAAATCCAAGTGCCTCACAGGAGGTAAAAAAGGTTTATCATTATATGACGAACCTTAAGGGAAAAGGTGTGTTGTATACATACTACAAAATTGTTAACCGAAAAAGCGGTAAACTGTTGGATGTAAAAGGTGGATCTGGTTCAAATGGGGCCAATATCATACAATGGACTGATAAAAACAGTTATAACCAGCAGTGGAGATTTGAAAAAACAAGGGACGGCTATTATGAGCTGGTTAATCGAAAAAGCGGTTTGATTCTTGAGGTTTCAGGCAAGTCTGGTTCAAATGGGGCAAGCATTATACAGTGGAAGGATATAAACAGCCACAATCAACAATGGGAATATATAAATGTGGAAGGTGAATACTTTAAACTGGTAAACCGAAACAGCGGAAAGTACCTTGAGGTTAGCGGCGGCTCCAAAGCAAACGGAGGAAAGGTTATCCAGTGGGATGACAACGAAGGTATGCATCAGCAGTGGAAGCTTGTTAGGATTCAGCAGGTGGGAAAGGAATAA
- a CDS encoding RNA polymerase subunit sigma, whose amino-acid sequence MLKIQFIKNRQQSRDSVNDIIRRIQSGDKLLKEKFIHDYRAFIIKSVSTTIGKFVEVENSEEYSIGLSAFNESIDCYNENLNANFFKFSDQVIRRKLYTFFNKQKKELKTLPFSHLEDCVPSFESKYLSISQSSLLHQIEMKDQYELFESRLAEFGISLEDLVESRPKHRDSMHQAIRIGKLLAEDDLLYRLLVTKKVVPMSELQKRIKVNHKAIEKNRKFIISVCLILNEGFDDIKEHIMEYVNMAARSKA is encoded by the coding sequence TTGCTAAAAATACAATTTATAAAAAACCGACAACAGAGCAGAGACTCTGTTAATGACATTATAAGAAGAATTCAAAGCGGTGATAAGCTTTTAAAGGAAAAGTTTATCCATGATTATAGAGCTTTTATTATAAAATCAGTATCTACGACAATCGGGAAGTTTGTAGAAGTTGAAAACAGCGAGGAGTATAGCATAGGCCTTTCTGCATTTAATGAGTCTATAGATTGTTATAATGAGAATTTGAACGCCAACTTTTTTAAATTTTCCGATCAGGTAATAAGAAGGAAGCTGTATACCTTTTTTAATAAGCAAAAGAAGGAGCTAAAGACACTCCCCTTTTCCCACCTGGAAGACTGCGTACCCAGTTTTGAGAGCAAATACCTTTCAATAAGCCAAAGCAGTTTATTGCATCAGATAGAGATGAAAGATCAATATGAACTTTTCGAAAGTAGGCTCGCTGAATTCGGAATCAGCCTGGAGGATTTGGTGGAAAGCAGGCCTAAGCATAGGGATTCCATGCATCAGGCAATCAGGATTGGAAAACTGCTGGCAGAAGATGATTTGTTATATAGATTGCTTGTTACAAAGAAAGTAGTACCCATGTCAGAACTGCAAAAAAGGATAAAGGTTAACCATAAAGCCATAGAAAAAAACAGAAAATTTATTATATCTGTCTGCCTGATCTTAAACGAAGGATTTGATGATATAAAGGAACATATCATGGAATATGTAAACATGGCCGCCCGCTCAAAAGCGTAA
- a CDS encoding Wadjet anti-phage system protein JetA family protein — protein sequence MKVFDVIPGQFFRILTGKNRNVYVEILLSLRKAFKNELYIEKDNLVNMFAECLEDLMIPVDIEAELEEAESDMSDMNIGEPQSITWSAMAHLILRRLRDTHWIEVEYKQRSYDEIVTIPPYSVSMIEFLHSITQENTQAYKSYAFNTYSSLKTVLSDDSEDYLYTALESAYMNCNLLLDSLKILLNNIRRFHQILNNSIAANDILKDHFEGYQILVNERIFHPLVTKDSVLRFKIPIMTMIDKIRSNEELRKRIVSLGLRERQYNDPESGMEELAQKLYEIYDTFEGIDRLMQEIQSKNTAYTKASIDKMIYLLNYDQSVKTKLADILMKYYDLDEDKKEVVSSAVNLFRQCCIDERSLYCRSSRKIRSIEPPEKIKIAKTEYPEKDLDDFLKSVQSLYSHKQIEDYMKREFGDRMVVHSHELSITDDKSFVLMLLASMKSGEKRTFYDVEFLEGYVEKEGYQYPKMRFIRKVEDTNDKPLD from the coding sequence ATGAAAGTCTTTGATGTAATACCAGGCCAGTTTTTCAGGATACTGACCGGAAAAAACCGCAATGTTTATGTAGAAATACTTCTGTCGCTGCGAAAAGCCTTCAAGAATGAACTTTATATAGAAAAAGACAATCTTGTAAATATGTTTGCCGAGTGCCTTGAGGATCTTATGATACCCGTCGATATAGAAGCAGAGCTGGAAGAAGCTGAATCGGATATGTCAGACATGAATATTGGGGAGCCTCAGTCCATTACATGGTCAGCAATGGCTCATCTCATATTACGTAGGCTGCGGGATACACATTGGATTGAAGTTGAATACAAGCAGCGTTCCTATGATGAGATTGTTACAATACCTCCATATTCGGTAAGCATGATTGAATTTTTGCATTCAATTACACAGGAGAACACACAAGCTTACAAATCCTACGCTTTTAACACCTATTCCTCATTGAAGACAGTTTTAAGCGATGATTCGGAGGATTATTTGTATACAGCACTGGAATCTGCCTATATGAACTGCAATTTGCTTCTGGATTCCCTCAAGATACTGCTTAATAACATACGAAGATTTCATCAGATCCTAAATAACTCCATAGCAGCCAATGATATTTTGAAGGATCACTTTGAAGGGTACCAGATATTAGTTAATGAAAGAATATTTCATCCCTTGGTAACCAAAGATTCGGTCCTGCGTTTCAAAATACCCATAATGACCATGATTGATAAAATCCGATCCAACGAAGAACTTAGAAAACGCATAGTATCATTGGGATTGAGAGAAAGACAGTATAATGATCCTGAAAGTGGTATGGAAGAACTAGCCCAAAAACTATATGAAATCTATGACACATTTGAAGGAATCGACAGGCTCATGCAGGAGATTCAATCTAAAAACACAGCCTATACAAAGGCTTCAATAGACAAAATGATTTACCTTTTGAATTATGACCAGAGCGTGAAAACCAAGCTTGCAGACATATTAATGAAGTATTACGATCTGGATGAAGATAAAAAAGAGGTTGTCTCATCGGCTGTAAATCTGTTTAGGCAATGCTGTATTGATGAAAGATCTTTATACTGCCGCTCTAGCAGAAAGATACGGTCAATTGAGCCACCTGAGAAAATTAAAATTGCCAAAACTGAGTACCCTGAAAAGGATCTGGATGATTTTCTTAAGAGTGTTCAGAGTCTTTACAGTCATAAGCAGATTGAGGATTATATGAAAAGGGAGTTTGGTGACCGTATGGTTGTGCACAGCCATGAGCTCAGTATAACAGATGACAAGAGCTTTGTGCTTATGCTTTTGGCCTCAATGAAGTCCGGAGAAAAAAGAACATTTTATGATGTGGAATTTCTGGAAGGATATGTTGAAAAAGAAGGCTACCAATACCCTAAAATGAGATTTATCAGGAAAGTAGAGGATACAAATGACAAACCTTTGGATTGA